The proteins below come from a single Papaver somniferum cultivar HN1 chromosome 11, ASM357369v1, whole genome shotgun sequence genomic window:
- the LOC113322425 gene encoding cationic peroxidase 1-like, whose product MASYSSYSSWPFFFFVLVSSLCMFGMNISITSAQLSSTFYATSCPNLLPTIQAAVVNAVSNEARMRASLLRLHFHDCFVNGCDASILLDDTSSFSGEKTAGPNANSVRGFNVIETIKTQVEAICPKTVSCADILAVAARDSVAALGGRSWVVQLGRRDAKTASMSDANSNLPAATLGLSGLITSFSTKDFTTKEMVILSGSHSIGQARCTTFRSRIHNETNIDAPFATSLKTSCPTSGNDNNLSPLDATPIIFDNTYYKNLVSKKKGLLHSDQELFNGGSTDAQATTYSNDNPTFLTDFAVAMVKMGNLSPLTGSNGEIRTNCRKLN is encoded by the exons ATGGCTTCTtactcttcatattcttcttggCCATTCTTTTTCTTTGTTCTAGTATCATCATTGTGCATGTTTGGCATGAATATTAGCATAACATCTGCACAGTTATCTTCCACTTTTTATGCGACTAGTTGCCCTAACCTCCTCCCTACCATCCAAGCTGCAGTAGTAAATGCAGTTTCAAACGAGGCCAGAATGAGAGCTTCTCTATTACGTCTTCATTTTCATGACTGCTTTGTTAAT GGTTGTGATGCTTCCATTCTGTTGGATGATACATCAAGCTTCAGTGGAGAAAAGACAGCAGGACCAAATGCAAATTCTGTGAGAGGGTTTAATGTCATTGAAACCATAAAAACTCAAGTTGAGGCAATCTGCCCTAAAACTGTTTCTTGCGCTGACATTCTTGCCGTTGCAGCTCGAGATTCTGTTGCTGCC TTGGGTGGGCGTTCATGGGTTGTACAATTAGGAAGAAGAGATGCTAAAACTGCAAGTATGAGTGATGCTAATAGCAACCTCCCCGCTGCCACACTTGGTCTTAGTGGCTTGATTACTTCCTTCTCCACCAAAGATTTTACTACCAAAGAAATGGTGATTCTCTCTG GATCTCACTCTATTGGTCAAGCTAGATGCACAACTTTTCGAAGTCGAATCCACAATGAAACGAACATAGATGCACCTTTCGCTACATCTTTGAAGACTAGTTGTCCAACATCAGGAAATGATAATAATCTTTCCCCACTCGACGCAACCCCAATAATTTTCGATAACACTTATTACAAGAATCTAGTTAGCAAGAAA AAAGGACTTCTTCATTCGGATCAAGAACTCTTCAATGGTGGATCAACAGATGCTCAAGCGACAACTTACAGCAATGACAATCCGACATTCTTGACTGATTTTGCTGTTGCCATGGTAAAGATGGGAAATCTTAGCCCTTTAACAGGTAGCAATGGCGAAATCAGAACTAATTGTAGGAAACTCAATTAA
- the LOC113322421 gene encoding cationic peroxidase 1-like: MASYSSYSSWPFFFFVLVSSLCMFGMNISITSAQLSSTFYATSCPNLLPTIQAAVVNAVSNEARMGASLLRLHFHDCFVNGCDASILLDDTSSFTGEKTAGPNANSVRGFNVIDTIKTQVEAICPKTVSCADILAVAARDSVAALGGRPWVVQLGRRDAKTASMSDANSNLPAATLGLSGLITSFSTKGFTTKEMVILSGSHSIGQARCTTFRSRIHKETNIDAPFATSLKSSCPTSGNDNNLSPLDATPIIFDNTYYKNLVSKKGLLHSDQELFNGGSTDAQVTTYSNDNPTFLTDFAVAMVKMGNLSPLTGSNGEIRTNCRKLN; encoded by the exons ATGGCTTCTtactcttcatattcttcttggCCATTCTTTTTCTTTGTTCTAGTATCATCATTGTGCATGTTTGGCATGAATATTAGCATAACATCTGCACAGTTATCTTCCACTTTTTATGCGACTAGTTGCCCTAACCTCCTCCCTACCATCCAAGCTGCAGTAGTAAATGCAGTTTCAAACGAGGCCAGAATGGGAGCTTCTCTATTGCGTCTTCATTTTCATGACTGCTTTGTTAAT GGTTGTGATGCTTCCATTCTGTTGGATGATACATCAAGCTTCACTGGAGAAAAGACAGCAGGACCAAATGCAAATTCTGTGAGAGGGTTTAATGTCATTGACACCATAAAAACTCAAGTTGAGGCAATCTGCCCTAAAACTGTTTCTTGCGCTGACATTCTTGCCGTTGCAGCTCGAGATTCTGTTGCTGCC TTGGGTGGGCGTCCATGGGTTGTACAATTAGGAAGAAGAGATGCTAAAACTGCAAGTATGAGTGATGCTAATAGCAACCTCCCCGCTGCCACACTTGGTCTTAGTGGCTTGATTACTTCCTTCTCCACCAAAGGTTTTACTACCAAAGAAATGGTGATTCTCTCTG GATCTCACTCTATTGGTCAAGCTAGATGCACAACTTTTCGAAGTCGAATCCACAAAGAAACGAACATAGATGCACCTTTCGCTACATCTTTGAAGAGTAGTTGTCCAACATCAGGAAATGATAATAATCTTTCCCCACTCGACGCAACCCCAATAATTTTCGATAACACTTATTACAAGAATCTAGTTAGCAAGAAAGGACTTCTTCATTCGGATCAAGAACTTTTCAATGGTGGATCTACAGATGCTCAAGTGACAACTTACAGCAATGACAACCCGACATTCTTGACTGATTTTGCTGTTGCCATGGTAAAGATGGGAAATCTTAGCCCTTTAACGGGTAGCAATGGCGAAATCAGAACTAATTGCAGGAAACTCAATTAA
- the LOC113322422 gene encoding cationic peroxidase 1-like, translating to MAYSSSSSSWPLFFFLLVSSLCMFGMNISTTTAQLSPSFYSSSCPNVLFTIQNAVLTAISNEPRMGASLLRLHFHDCFVNGCDASILLDDTSSFTGEKTAFPNANSVRGYDIIDTIKAQVEALCPKIVSCADILAVAARDSVAALGGRPWIVQLGRRDAKTASKNDANTNLPPATLSLSGLITSFSNKGFTTKEMVILSGSHSIGQARCTTFRSRIHNETNIDAPFATLRKTSCPTSGNDNNLAPLDATPLLFDNTYYKNLVSKKGLLHSDQELFNGGSTDAQVTAYSNDNPTFLTDFAVAMVKMGNLSPLTGSNGEIRTNCRKLN from the exons ATGGCttactcttcttcatcttcttcttggccattgtttttctttcttctagtATCATCGCTGTGCATGTTTGGCATGAACATTAGTACAACAACTGCTCAGTTATCTCCAAGTTTCTATTCGAGCAGTTGCCCTAATGTTCTCTTTACCATCCAAAATGCAGTACTGACTGCAATTTCAAATGAACCCAGAATGGGAGCTTCTTTATTGCGTCTACATTTTCATGACTGTTTCGTTAAT GGCTGTGATGCATCTATTCTATTGGATGACACATCGAGTTTCACAGGAGAAAAGACAGCATTTCCGAATGCAAATTCAGTGAGAGGATATGATATTATTGACACCATAAAAGCCCAAGTAGAGGCACTCTGCCCTAAAATTGTTTCTTGTGCTGACATCCTTGCTGTTGCAGCTCGTGATTCTGTTGCCGCT TTGGGTGGGCGTCCATGGATTGTACAATTAGGAAGAAGAGATGCCAAGACTGCGAGTAAGAATGATGCAAATACCAACCTACCTCCTGCTACTCTTAGTCTCAGCGGTTTGATTACTTCCTTCTCCAACAAAGGTTTTACTACCAAAGAAATGGTTATTCTCTCTG gATCTCATTCTATTGGCCAAGCAAGATGCACAACTTTTCGAAGTCGAATCCACAATGAAACCAACATAGATGCACCTTTTGCTACATTAAGGAAGACTAGTTGTCCTACATCTGGAAATGACAATAATCTTGCCCCACTTGACGCAACCCCATTACTTTTCGATAACACATATTATAAGAATTTGGTAAGCAAGAAAGGACTTCTTCATTCAGACCAAGAACTCTTCAATGGTGGTTCAACTGATGCTCAAGTCACAGCTTACAGTAATGACAACCCTACATTCTTGACTGATTTTGCTGTTGCCATGGTGAAGATGGGTAATCTTAGCCCTCTAACAGGTAGTAATGGCGAGATTAGAACCAATTGCAGGAAACTCAATTAA
- the LOC113324162 gene encoding cationic peroxidase 1-like, with product MAYSSSSSSWPFFFFLLVSSLCMFGMNISTTTAQLSPSFYSSSCPNVLFTIQNAVLTAISNEPRMGASLLRLHFHDCYVNGCDASILLDDTSSFTGEKTAFPNANSVSGYDIIDTIKAQVEALCPKIVSCADILAVAARDSVAALGGRPWIVQLGRRDAKTASKNDANTNLPPATLSLSGLITSFSNKGFTTKEMVILSANQIVREGEIGDQFDGNSICNNLRTTTNQIIVEGKDLPKNKHGLHFLHG from the exons ATGGCttactcttcttcatcttcttcttggccattctttttctttcttctagtATCATCGCTGTGCATGTTTGGCATGAACATTAGTACAACAACTGCTCAGTTATCTCCAAGTTTCTATTCGAGCAGTTGCCCTAATGTTCTCTTTACCATCCAAAATGCAGTACTGACTGCAATTTCAAATGAACCCAGAATGGGAGCTTCTTTATTGCGTCTACATTTTCATGACTGTTACGTTAAT GGCTGTGATGCATCTATTCTATTGGATGACACATCGAGTTTCACAGGAGAAAAGACAGCATTTCCGAATGCAAATTCAGTGAGCGGGTATGATATTATTGACACCATAAAAGCTCAAGTGGAGGCACTCTGCCCTAAAATTGTTTCTTGTGCTGACATCCTTGCTGTTGCAGCTCGTGATTCTGTTGCCGCT TTGGGTGGGCGTCCATGGATTGTACAATTAGGAAGAAGAGATGCCAAGACTGCGAGTAAGAATGATGCAAATACCAACCTACCTCCTGCTACTCTTAGTCTCAGCGGTTTGATTACTTCCTTCTCCAACAAAGGTTTTACTACCAAAGAAATGGTTATTCTCTCTG CTAATCAAATAGTAAGAGAAGGTGAAATTGGAGATCAGTTTGACGGGAACTCTATCTGCAACAATTTGCGGACGACAACTAACCAGATAATTGTGGAAGGCAAAGATCTTCCAAAGAATAAACATGGCCTCCATTTTCTTCACGGCTGA